TTCAGGTGATGATCTACCTGATTGACAAAGTGCTGCCAGAGAGTTATTTTGCCAACAACCTTCGAGCTTTGtcaggtacagtaaacacaaacacaagcacgaGCAGCACAGTTAaaaaactgtacagtaaatcactgtGACATAATGTGCATATATAACAGTTTTGTGGCTTTACTGACAACTTGTCTTCTCACTGTGATGTTTCTTTATATTAGTGGACATGGCCGTGTTCAGAGACCTGCTGCGTCTAAAGCTGCCCCGACTCTCCCAACACCTCCATCACCTTCAGAAAGCTGCTAACAGGGAGGCTGGAGGTACaaatctttgtgtttgtgtgtttgcatctatAGAAATGTTTAATGTCATCAAGCAGGAACACCAGAAAGAAACAAacttaaagctgttttttagCGTCCTGACTCAGCTTCCATATTATTATCTCAGGCAGTTACGAGCCTCCGCTGACCAACGTCTTCACTATGCAGTGGTTCTTGACCATGTTCGCCACCTGCCTGCCAGCCCCCACCGTGCTGAAGATCTGGGACTCTGTGTTTTTTGAGGGCTCAGAGGTGCTGTTTCGGGTGGCTCTGGCCATCTGGGAGAGACTGGGAGAGTAAGTGGAACGCAGCTCTATTTGAAAACTGTTTGTTAGAAACGTATTCATGgattgtgtctgtgcaggaggattgagtactgtcaaacagccgaTGAGTTTTATAGCACCATGGGTTGCCTGACTCAGGAGATGCTGGAGCACAACCTCGTCGATCCCACTGAACTTATGCAGGTATTGGACAAAAACATCTTTTACAAAATCATTACACGTGATGCTGTGGTGTTTCTCATTTGCCTCGTCTGTCCTTCAGGAGGTCTACTCCATGGCAGTGTTTCCTTTCCCCCAGCTGGCTGAGTTAAGAGAGAAATACACCTACAACATCACTCCATTTCCTACCTCAGTCAAATCCAATGGAAGGTTTGTTTTGCATATTGAAAATTGTGATAGCTAATGCTGGCCATTTTCACGCAATCCATTAAATATAGGACCCGACCAGATAAAATCACCCAGTGCCATTTGAAAATGAAGCTGGAAATGATCCTAATGTTCCATTTCTGAGTATTTATTCTTTTTCAAGTGATTGTGTGAGatgatgtttttgtcttttgtgtagTGGTGGGCTGGGAAGCTGGGACAGCGACGACGATGCCGACATAGATGAGGAGGACTCTATGGTGGCGGCACTCGGTTGTCTGGGGCCCCTGGGTGGTCTACTAGCCCCCGAGCTGCAGAGATACCAGAAACATCTGAAAGGTCAGGCCAGCCTCACCTCACAAAATGAGAAACTGTGTGGAAATGGGAGAAAGGGTAAGCGTGCAAGGGATGGTGGCCAAGTGCTTTGAGCCTCGCCACTTCCCCAGATCTTTAATTTTCAGCTGCACTTGTTTAGACTCCAAGTACAAGCTGTCTCTGATCTGTTTCCTCCAAACAAATCCCTACTTCCTCCTCTTTCAACAACGTCAccaaacatgtaaaagcagcgAACAGCCTGAGGGACTTATCGGAAAACGCGGGTTAAGATCTAAAGCTGTAGTCGTCATACTCCAGAGAGATTTAGAAATGACTTGAGAGCCTCATTTAAACTCCTAAGGAGATTTCACTACTGCAGACTTGACCTGGTTAAAAGGGAAACATTGCTTATTTTTAAGAGCTACTGCAAATGGAGCGAACGAACATTAATAAATCAGTACAATGGGCGGTAGTCCTGCCATCTGCTACAGGGCTTTTCACATTGTGTGTCGCCGACTGGCGTGCAGAATTTTGTGTTTATATCTTTGATGGGTTTCCTTCCTGCATCCAGACCAGCGAGCGGAGCAGGGCAACTTTGCTGAGCTGAGCCCGGGAGCCGTTGGAGCTGGAGGACCAGGGGGAGTGGGGGGCGCCAGGGCTGATCATAAAGCAGCCATCAACAGCATGATGATGGAGAGGATGAGCACCGACATCTGTGCCCTGAAGAAGCAATATGCACGCATCAAGAGGCGTCAGCAGCAACAGGCTATGCAACTGTACATACGCACAGGTGGGCACAGGAACATTTGACACTAGGTTGTTAACAATGGTCGGATTGCATCTAACTTGATTCAAACTAGAAGAGGCAGGTAAGGCAGACTTTGCATTATTAAGTAGGGTCTAAGCTGAGATGTTATGTGTAGTTGATGGTGCTGTACTGTAACATGTGAATCGCAGGGTGTGGACATGAGGTGGCTACAAGTCCAGGAGTTCCTCAAGAGTGtttcagcaaacacagcaacagtacTGACCACCAAACCGACGGTACTGGTCTCGAACCCTGTCAGACTGGGTGCTTTGGGGCTAATTTAGTTTCAATGCTGCTTTAAACCTTTCCAGGGTGGTTTGGTGTAGGGTCTACTGCTGCTGGAAATGCTGGTTTTGGCTCTGTTTGGGTCTGTGATACATGCACACTTAAAGTCGGTAGGCCTTTTACAGCCAAATGTTTCCTTGGCCTTTTGTGGTGTTTCTGACCTGGAAAAAATCCTCTTAATCCTCTTTATTAAAAAATTCTCATTCTGCTTCTTACTAACCCGCAGTAGCAAGACAAAGAATGAGTCTAGGTTTTCTGCATTACGTTTATTTGACTTAGAAGATGTCGAGGAGGACAGATCTGTAGCTGTTTGTGGTCCTTAAGCGCCCTCTGGTGTCTGATGGAGGCACTACAACTGCTATAAATCCTGTTTTTGTATATAGCATGTGTTACACACCTCCTTTaatgtgttttgcatttgctCCCTTACTGTCTGCCCAGACAAGTGCCCCGCCACCCGTGTCCTCGCTTCCCAACTAAACCCTTCCGGCGCAGCCATCAACCACCTCCTCTTGGGTCAGAAACTGCTCGGCAGCCCCCGGGGCTCCAGGCACACGCCCGCCATCAGGTCCACGGTCCCAGGAACTCGACCTGCTTCTGAGTGCCATGGCCAGGCATCCCCAGCCAGGCAGCGCTGTGGTTCACTGCCCTCAAATGCTGCCAGAACGCCGGGCAACGCCAGTGGAGGTACTGGGTCACCGTGGAGAGCTCATGTACGTGTTCATCGTAGAAATATTGCCAGGGCTCGAGCACAGCTGGGCTTTGGAGATTCAGAGGAacgggatgatgatgatgaggaggaggatgagaaagaAGGAGCAGAAAGACTCGACAGTGAAGAAGAAAGGAAGCTTGACCCAAGTGAGATGGATGACTCGGTCCAGAAGGAAACCTCTGTTTCTCCTCTTACGTCAGTTTGCGAAGAAGCTCCACAGGTTGCAGATGTTGCCGAGGTGGTGGTGCAGTTGGACTCCTTGGATCTAGAGGATGAACCAGGCCTGACTCCACCCATAAATCCAAACCCAGACACACAACCCAAACTCCCAGAGTGTAAGCCTGCACCCCAGGtcccccttcttcctcctccgccttcctcaaacagacacaaagactcCGACTCCTCGgggtcagaaaaaaacagcagctctaACAGACACTTCACTTCAACTCAATCCTCCGCCGACTCCTCTATTCCTTTCTCCTCACCTTCCACATCAAGTACACCCCCCTCTCCAAAATGTGCATCTGCTTCCCTGTATCCTTCCTCCTCATACTCTCCTTCACCTCCCCCCACCCTGACGCCAAACTCTGAATTCTGCCTCCCGTCCTCTTCATCAGCCAATGGCTTGtacgctctctctcttccttcccctACTTCTTTTTACAaaacctcctccccctccacaccctccctctgctcagcctcctcctctgccaagTCTGACATCACCTCCTCCCCATCGACCCCGATATTGGCTTCTGCAACCTCCACTCCTAAACAGCAGGTCTACTCCCCGTTCCCTAGTGTAAAGCAACCCAGAAGATCAGTGGCAGCCAGAAACCTCGGTCTCTACGGGCCCACATCCCGAACGCCCAATGTCCACTTCCCTCAGCTCAGCCGCAACCTCAACAGGAGCAGCACTGCTTGCACCACGGGGAGGCGATGAAGGAACTCTACCGTGTGGCCTCCTTCATAAAAAATATAACTCACCTGTACAAAGAAACATGTTAAAACCAGTAGAAAACATCTGGAGTTAGTTTGGTAAATCTGAGGAGTTAAGGACAGGAGCCCACACCCACAGTGGCTTATGCAGGTCCTTCTTGACCACTATGCTTCATAGACTTCCGTCAGTACTAGTACAGTGAGAAAACACGAGGGACGAATGCTTCCTTCCAGACTTACGAACTGTACTTATGAACATAATGAAGTTGATGATAATGAATGATTCTTCCAGTGAAATTACTCATAATAGCCATCCAGTTATTGCCAAGTATCTACACATGAATCAATAAATACCTAAGTGTTTGCGTGTTACCAAAAAAACTGCCCAACTCTGAACCTTGTGACTTTTTGAAGCACTTACATGTTCTGTTTTGTGTATTCCTGTTCACGTATCGACTGTTTAACACGAGGAATGTAATGATTATTGATGACGTGCGAGTGAATGGGAACTAGAACGACCATctggaaaacatttgttttgctgttttcacaatcatatgtaaattaaaaattgcaaatttaaatataaaaggtTTTCACTCTGAAACAACTGAAATGTTTGGGATTGATGTGAGGATGTGTTTCCAGTAATAAATAACCATGGTAATAATAGAGTAGAGTTTATCAAATGAATAGTGTCAGTAAGGTCAGTGCTTTCAAGGCCAATTAAACTTGAGGCATGAAAGTTCTACTTAAAAAATTTTGATAgacttaaaataataaatggaaGAGAGAAGGTTTAAAAGGCAAATGTGAGCTGATTCACACCTCAACCATTAGCGCTGGTCTTTATGTAATGAGGATATTTAGTTACACAGGCTTAGCTTTACCTGTTCCCATGCTGACCCTCCTGTCACACCTGTCCCCCAGGAAGGAGGAGTCCCAGAAGGTCAGGCGCccacttcctccccctccctccctcccccctcctttgtCCACCTGATGAGTCAGTTACAGGTGTGAAGGGGAGTCAGCCTGCAGGATGAACTAGTGCTCTCCAACCATCCGTTCTCAGACCCAGCTCCGTGTAAGTGATTCTTGCTCTGGCTGTTTAATGCCATTGTTCAGTAACAACAGACTCCTACtaaagcagctctgtggggaATTCATCATTGTCTCCCTTAGTttgtcacagaaccacagcagtgTTAAACTAGGGCAGCAAAGCGACTACTGCAGGGAGCTCCACCATGAAACGCTAGTTTGCTGAATGGAGATCCTGTGTGATCCACTCAATGTAAGACTGACTGGATCACTAGGGGGCGCTGCTGTACCCTAAAATAAACCTAAGGAGAAATGCATGGtgggtggtgcggtgggtagcactgtcgcctcacagcaagaaggttctgagttcgattcccggaggcggtgcctttctgtgtttctgtgtggagtttgcacgttctccccgtgtttgcgtgggttctctctgggttctccggcttcctcccacagtccaaagacgtgcattaggttgattggactctctccattgcccgtaggtgtgagtgtgtgagtgcatggttgtctgtctatgtgttgccctgcgatggactggcgacccgtccagggtgtaccctgcctctcgcccatagccagcacccccgtgaccccgcattagggaataagcggttcagaaaatggatggatggagaaatGCATGGTGTCCTGGTTACACCGGGGGAAGAAGGTTAATTTACTTTGTATGGTATAAATGCAACCTGTAGACTTGAACATGTAACCGTTGGTTTTTTTCTCTTGTCAGTGAGAAGACCATGTTCAACAAAAAGCATGACAGTAGgtcttaaaaaaacacattttattgttcgggattcacaataaaagaaacaaaatctcAGTTAATCTAAGAACCTGAACCGAATGACAGTACCAATAAATCTCCTGAGGTACAATGAGAAAACAAAGTTCTCTGATACAGTGACAGATGTAGTCTAACAACAACTCAGTACCGTGATCACTCGACaatattatagttatttacacaaCAAGCACCAGAGGCTAATTACAAGGACATTCCTACAGTAAGAGTGGACAAATGACTATATATTACTAGTTTATATCACACCCAGAGGCCCGAACGGACCCAGTTGGTTAGTTTGTTTTGCAATTTACGCATGTAGACAGAGAAGACGTGCAACACAAGTCCCATCACTGCTGTCGTTGGCGCCGCTTTAGTGGTTCCACCCCGTGTTTCCAGCCGtgacagtcagtcagagtgtCCGTCACTGTGCAGTGCTCGTCTGTAGGTACGGTAGCATTCGGCGGCTCAGCGAGCTGCCACCCGGTTGATCCCCGGGTTAACGAAGGAGAAGTTCCTGAACATGGTCTGGTCCACGCTGTTGATGAGCGTCCGGTCGGCACACGACAGCCTCGGCTTCTCGTTGATGAACTCCTTGTCGAAATTACTGCAGTCGCTGGGCGACGTCTGTGACGAGGAAGACAAAACATTTGTGACATTTGTCTTGACTAAGATGTGAAAATCATTAAATTTGAATCCTCAACAAAGTGAACAGGCAGTGATGAACACTTCTGATTCATTATTTATATGATATAATGCAGCTGATGAGCACATTTTCTCATGTGTACCATTTTATGgtaattgtttaatttatgagttgtataaaaacaaaaacacattatccAGTTAGTCTCCTGTGGTTTTGtgttcatctgctgctggttATGGATTTATTGAGTGCAACACAGATCtcagtggaaaacaaaaacacttgtTGGCAAATCTTCAAATGTGATTTTCATAACAAAACTCAGGAGTTTTTAATATGCTTTGTTTACCAGAAATATGCAGGAGCTGTAGGACATTGTTTACTTCCATCACTTATTGGAAAAATCACAATTCTTCAaattcttcttctacttttaCTTCCCATACTTCAGTATATCCCTAAAATACTACTTATGAGTCCAGTTTACTCCAGATAGTTTAATGAGGAACTTTCCCTTTTCCTAGTTTGGCGTCTGTGTGCTCTACGCGATGCTGCGGCAGGACTTACTATAGTTGGCTTGAAGGGCGCCTCCACCTGCCGCTGTTCCAGGGCGCTCCAGTCGGTGCTGCTGAAGAATTTGTGCAGCCTGATGTTCCCTTTGACCCCCAGTCGCTCTTCAGGCTCTCTGACAAACAGCTGCGGCACAGATGCACCAGATGTGCTTAATGGCTAAAGCTACAATATGGACATAATGAAGTGGCCAGAGTGTTAAACCTTCACTGAGCTGCAACCGACCTTGACCAGGATGTCCCTGGCGTCCTTACTGAGCCAGCGGGGGTAGAGGGGGTTGTCAGTGCGTATGGACTGGAACAGCTCCTCCTCGTCGCGCCCGTGGAACGGCGACTGACCGATGAGCATCTCGTAGAGCAGCACCCCAAACGACCACCAGTCCACCGAGCTGTTGTACTTCTGGCCCAGCAGGAtctggcagacacacactcacgtctTTACTC
Above is a window of Betta splendens chromosome 9, fBetSpl5.4, whole genome shotgun sequence DNA encoding:
- the tbc1d30 gene encoding TBC1 domain family member 30 isoform X7: MRQDRLPAAGRRPRAGAKQRQQASGGVGNIISNVLKKRNGISRSAPRLLCTLEPGVDTRLKFTIEPSLGKNGFQQWYDALKAVARLPTGIPKEWRKRVWLTLADQYLHSISIDWEKTLRFAFNERSNPDDDSLGIQIVKDLHRTGCSSYCGQEGEQDRVVLKRVLLAYARWNKTVGYCQGFNVLAALILEVTEGNESDALKVMIYLIDKVLPESYFANNLRALSVDMAVFRDLLRLKLPRLSQHLHHLQKAANREAGGSYEPPLTNVFTMQWFLTMFATCLPAPTVLKIWDSVFFEGSEVLFRVALAIWERLGERIEYCQTADEFYSTMGCLTQEMLEHNLVDPTELMQEVYSMAVFPFPQLAELREKYTYNITPFPTSVKSNGSGGLGSWDSDDDADIDEEDSMVAALGCLGPLGGLLAPELQRYQKHLKDQRAEQGNFAELSPGAVGAGGPGGVGGARADHKAAINSMMMERMSTDICALKKQYARIKRRQQQQAMQLYIRTDKCPATRVLASQLNPSGAAINHLLLGQKLLGSPRGSRHTPAIRSTVPGTRPASECHGQASPARQRCGSLPSNAARTPGNASGGTGSPWRAHVRVHRRNIARARAQLGFGDSEERDDDDEEEDEKEGAERLDSEEERKLDPSEMDDSVQKETSVSPLTSVCEEAPQVADVAEVVVQLDSLDLEDEPGLTPPINPNPDTQPKLPECKPAPQVPLLPPPPSSNRHKDSDSSGSEKNSSSNRHFTSTQSSADSSIPFSSPSTSSTPPSPKCASASLYPSSSYSPSPPPTLTPNSEFCLPSSSSANGLYALSLPSPTSFYKTSSPSTPSLCSASSSAKSDITSSPSTPILASATSTPKQQVYSPFPSVKQPRRSVAARNLGLYGPTSRTPNVHFPQLSRNLNRSSTACTTGRR
- the tbc1d30 gene encoding TBC1 domain family member 30 isoform X4 produces the protein MAQDKMTEPSDAGVDTRLKFTIEPSLGKNGFQQWYDALKAVARLPTGIPKEWRKRVWLTLADQYLHSISIDWEKTLRFAFNERSNPDDDSLGIQIVKDLHRTGCSSYCGQEGEQDRVVLKRVLLAYARWNKTVGYCQGFNVLAALILEVTEGNESDALKVMIYLIDKVLPESYFANNLRALSVDMAVFRDLLRLKLPRLSQHLHHLQKAANREAGGSYEPPLTNVFTMQWFLTMFATCLPAPTVLKIWDSVFFEGSEVLFRVALAIWERLGERIEYCQTADEFYSTMGCLTQEMLEHNLVDPTELMQEVYSMAVFPFPQLAELREKYTYNITPFPTSVKSNGSGGLGSWDSDDDADIDEEDSMVAALGCLGPLGGLLAPELQRYQKHLKDQRAEQGNFAELSPGAVGAGGPGGVGGARADHKAAINSMMMERMSTDICALKKQYARIKRRQQQQAMQLYIRTGCGHEVATSPGVPQECFSKHSNSTDHQTDDKCPATRVLASQLNPSGAAINHLLLGQKLLGSPRGSRHTPAIRSTVPGTRPASECHGQASPARQRCGSLPSNAARTPGNASGGTGSPWRAHVRVHRRNIARARAQLGFGDSEERDDDDEEEDEKEGAERLDSEEERKLDPSEMDDSVQKETSVSPLTSVCEEAPQVADVAEVVVQLDSLDLEDEPGLTPPINPNPDTQPKLPECKPAPQVPLLPPPPSSNRHKDSDSSGSEKNSSSNRHFTSTQSSADSSIPFSSPSTSSTPPSPKCASASLYPSSSYSPSPPPTLTPNSEFCLPSSSSANGLYALSLPSPTSFYKTSSPSTPSLCSASSSAKSDITSSPSTPILASATSTPKQQVYSPFPSVKQPRRSVAARNLGLYGPTSRTPNVHFPQLSRNLNRSSTACTTGRR
- the tbc1d30 gene encoding TBC1 domain family member 30 isoform X6; its protein translation is MTSSQLAFRLCLKSDDRLPAAGRRPRAGAKQRQQASGGVGNIISNVLKKRNGISRSAPRLLCTLEPGVDTRLKFTIEPSLGKNGFQQWYDALKAVARLPTGIPKEWRKRVWLTLADQYLHSISIDWEKTLRFAFNERSNPDDDSLGIQIVKDLHRTGCSSYCGQEGEQDRVVLKRVLLAYARWNKTVGYCQGFNVLAALILEVTEGNESDALKVMIYLIDKVLPESYFANNLRALSVDMAVFRDLLRLKLPRLSQHLHHLQKAANREAGGSYEPPLTNVFTMQWFLTMFATCLPAPTVLKIWDSVFFEGSEVLFRVALAIWERLGERIEYCQTADEFYSTMGCLTQEMLEHNLVDPTELMQEVYSMAVFPFPQLAELREKYTYNITPFPTSVKSNGSGGLGSWDSDDDADIDEEDSMVAALGCLGPLGGLLAPELQRYQKHLKDQRAEQGNFAELSPGAVGAGGPGGVGGARADHKAAINSMMMERMSTDICALKKQYARIKRRQQQQAMQLYIRTDKCPATRVLASQLNPSGAAINHLLLGQKLLGSPRGSRHTPAIRSTVPGTRPASECHGQASPARQRCGSLPSNAARTPGNASGGTGSPWRAHVRVHRRNIARARAQLGFGDSEERDDDDEEEDEKEGAERLDSEEERKLDPSEMDDSVQKETSVSPLTSVCEEAPQVADVAEVVVQLDSLDLEDEPGLTPPINPNPDTQPKLPECKPAPQVPLLPPPPSSNRHKDSDSSGSEKNSSSNRHFTSTQSSADSSIPFSSPSTSSTPPSPKCASASLYPSSSYSPSPPPTLTPNSEFCLPSSSSANGLYALSLPSPTSFYKTSSPSTPSLCSASSSAKSDITSSPSTPILASATSTPKQQVYSPFPSVKQPRRSVAARNLGLYGPTSRTPNVHFPQLSRNLNRSSTACTTGRR
- the tbc1d30 gene encoding TBC1 domain family member 30 isoform X2, producing the protein MASEQKVNGNELLEVDICDGGVCSLNDSGVFVHGVAPLQDEFSGFQQWTSLAESPIDTSAPPGRQKVPGQRRAPPVVAAATQRTNPAGDSDSESQDGAKAPRTSIVDCLLVELYETYSGGSRRNVDSWDSSTEASGSDAFLGRSNTGSNFLQELQEKHTRRHQMSYLAQKAPEELLSIIQEVRYRTGLQSAKLIRQLRRRDRLNHKLQKNYDIITACLQAVSQKRRVDTRLKFTIEPSLGKNGFQQWYDALKAVARLPTGIPKEWRKRVWLTLADQYLHSISIDWEKTLRFAFNERSNPDDDSLGIQIVKDLHRTGCSSYCGQEGEQDRVVLKRVLLAYARWNKTVGYCQGFNVLAALILEVTEGNESDALKVMIYLIDKVLPESYFANNLRALSVDMAVFRDLLRLKLPRLSQHLHHLQKAANREAGGSYEPPLTNVFTMQWFLTMFATCLPAPTVLKIWDSVFFEGSEVLFRVALAIWERLGERIEYCQTADEFYSTMGCLTQEMLEHNLVDPTELMQEVYSMAVFPFPQLAELREKYTYNITPFPTSVKSNGSGGLGSWDSDDDADIDEEDSMVAALGCLGPLGGLLAPELQRYQKHLKDQRAEQGNFAELSPGAVGAGGPGGVGGARADHKAAINSMMMERMSTDICALKKQYARIKRRQQQQAMQLYIRTDKCPATRVLASQLNPSGAAINHLLLGQKLLGSPRGSRHTPAIRSTVPGTRPASECHGQASPARQRCGSLPSNAARTPGNASGGTGSPWRAHVRVHRRNIARARAQLGFGDSEERDDDDEEEDEKEGAERLDSEEERKLDPSEMDDSVQKETSVSPLTSVCEEAPQVADVAEVVVQLDSLDLEDEPGLTPPINPNPDTQPKLPECKPAPQVPLLPPPPSSNRHKDSDSSGSEKNSSSNRHFTSTQSSADSSIPFSSPSTSSTPPSPKCASASLYPSSSYSPSPPPTLTPNSEFCLPSSSSANGLYALSLPSPTSFYKTSSPSTPSLCSASSSAKSDITSSPSTPILASATSTPKQQVYSPFPSVKQPRRSVAARNLGLYGPTSRTPNVHFPQLSRNLNRSSTACTTGRR
- the tbc1d30 gene encoding TBC1 domain family member 30 isoform X5, encoding MRQDRLPAAGRRPRAGAKQRQQASGGVGNIISNVLKKRNGISRSAPRLLCTLEPGVDTRLKFTIEPSLGKNGFQQWYDALKAVARLPTGIPKEWRKRVWLTLADQYLHSISIDWEKTLRFAFNERSNPDDDSLGIQIVKDLHRTGCSSYCGQEGEQDRVVLKRVLLAYARWNKTVGYCQGFNVLAALILEVTEGNESDALKVMIYLIDKVLPESYFANNLRALSVDMAVFRDLLRLKLPRLSQHLHHLQKAANREAGGSYEPPLTNVFTMQWFLTMFATCLPAPTVLKIWDSVFFEGSEVLFRVALAIWERLGERIEYCQTADEFYSTMGCLTQEMLEHNLVDPTELMQEVYSMAVFPFPQLAELREKYTYNITPFPTSVKSNGSGGLGSWDSDDDADIDEEDSMVAALGCLGPLGGLLAPELQRYQKHLKDQRAEQGNFAELSPGAVGAGGPGGVGGARADHKAAINSMMMERMSTDICALKKQYARIKRRQQQQAMQLYIRTGCGHEVATSPGVPQECFSKHSNSTDHQTDDKCPATRVLASQLNPSGAAINHLLLGQKLLGSPRGSRHTPAIRSTVPGTRPASECHGQASPARQRCGSLPSNAARTPGNASGGTGSPWRAHVRVHRRNIARARAQLGFGDSEERDDDDEEEDEKEGAERLDSEEERKLDPSEMDDSVQKETSVSPLTSVCEEAPQVADVAEVVVQLDSLDLEDEPGLTPPINPNPDTQPKLPECKPAPQVPLLPPPPSSNRHKDSDSSGSEKNSSSNRHFTSTQSSADSSIPFSSPSTSSTPPSPKCASASLYPSSSYSPSPPPTLTPNSEFCLPSSSSANGLYALSLPSPTSFYKTSSPSTPSLCSASSSAKSDITSSPSTPILASATSTPKQQVYSPFPSVKQPRRSVAARNLGLYGPTSRTPNVHFPQLSRNLNRSSTACTTGRR
- the tbc1d30 gene encoding TBC1 domain family member 30 isoform X3, with protein sequence MTSSQLAFRLCLKSDDRLPAAGRRPRAGAKQRQQASGGVGNIISNVLKKRNGISRSAPRLLCTLEPGVDTRLKFTIEPSLGKNGFQQWYDALKAVARLPTGIPKEWRKRVWLTLADQYLHSISIDWEKTLRFAFNERSNPDDDSLGIQIVKDLHRTGCSSYCGQEGEQDRVVLKRVLLAYARWNKTVGYCQGFNVLAALILEVTEGNESDALKVMIYLIDKVLPESYFANNLRALSVDMAVFRDLLRLKLPRLSQHLHHLQKAANREAGGSYEPPLTNVFTMQWFLTMFATCLPAPTVLKIWDSVFFEGSEVLFRVALAIWERLGERIEYCQTADEFYSTMGCLTQEMLEHNLVDPTELMQEVYSMAVFPFPQLAELREKYTYNITPFPTSVKSNGSGGLGSWDSDDDADIDEEDSMVAALGCLGPLGGLLAPELQRYQKHLKDQRAEQGNFAELSPGAVGAGGPGGVGGARADHKAAINSMMMERMSTDICALKKQYARIKRRQQQQAMQLYIRTGCGHEVATSPGVPQECFSKHSNSTDHQTDDKCPATRVLASQLNPSGAAINHLLLGQKLLGSPRGSRHTPAIRSTVPGTRPASECHGQASPARQRCGSLPSNAARTPGNASGGTGSPWRAHVRVHRRNIARARAQLGFGDSEERDDDDEEEDEKEGAERLDSEEERKLDPSEMDDSVQKETSVSPLTSVCEEAPQVADVAEVVVQLDSLDLEDEPGLTPPINPNPDTQPKLPECKPAPQVPLLPPPPSSNRHKDSDSSGSEKNSSSNRHFTSTQSSADSSIPFSSPSTSSTPPSPKCASASLYPSSSYSPSPPPTLTPNSEFCLPSSSSANGLYALSLPSPTSFYKTSSPSTPSLCSASSSAKSDITSSPSTPILASATSTPKQQVYSPFPSVKQPRRSVAARNLGLYGPTSRTPNVHFPQLSRNLNRSSTACTTGRR
- the tbc1d30 gene encoding TBC1 domain family member 30 isoform X1, which codes for MASEQKVNGNELLEVDICDGGVCSLNDSGVFVHGVAPLQDEFSGFQQWTSLAESPIDTSAPPGRQKVPGQRRAPPVVAAATQRTNPAGDSDSESQDGAKAPRTSIVDCLLVELYETYSGGSRRNVDSWDSSTEASGSDAFLGRSNTGSNFLQELQEKHTRRHQMSYLAQKAPEELLSIIQEVRYRTGLQSAKLIRQLRRRDRLNHKLQKNYDIITACLQAVSQKRRVDTRLKFTIEPSLGKNGFQQWYDALKAVARLPTGIPKEWRKRVWLTLADQYLHSISIDWEKTLRFAFNERSNPDDDSLGIQIVKDLHRTGCSSYCGQEGEQDRVVLKRVLLAYARWNKTVGYCQGFNVLAALILEVTEGNESDALKVMIYLIDKVLPESYFANNLRALSVDMAVFRDLLRLKLPRLSQHLHHLQKAANREAGGSYEPPLTNVFTMQWFLTMFATCLPAPTVLKIWDSVFFEGSEVLFRVALAIWERLGERIEYCQTADEFYSTMGCLTQEMLEHNLVDPTELMQEVYSMAVFPFPQLAELREKYTYNITPFPTSVKSNGSGGLGSWDSDDDADIDEEDSMVAALGCLGPLGGLLAPELQRYQKHLKDQRAEQGNFAELSPGAVGAGGPGGVGGARADHKAAINSMMMERMSTDICALKKQYARIKRRQQQQAMQLYIRTGCGHEVATSPGVPQECFSKHSNSTDHQTDDKCPATRVLASQLNPSGAAINHLLLGQKLLGSPRGSRHTPAIRSTVPGTRPASECHGQASPARQRCGSLPSNAARTPGNASGGTGSPWRAHVRVHRRNIARARAQLGFGDSEERDDDDEEEDEKEGAERLDSEEERKLDPSEMDDSVQKETSVSPLTSVCEEAPQVADVAEVVVQLDSLDLEDEPGLTPPINPNPDTQPKLPECKPAPQVPLLPPPPSSNRHKDSDSSGSEKNSSSNRHFTSTQSSADSSIPFSSPSTSSTPPSPKCASASLYPSSSYSPSPPPTLTPNSEFCLPSSSSANGLYALSLPSPTSFYKTSSPSTPSLCSASSSAKSDITSSPSTPILASATSTPKQQVYSPFPSVKQPRRSVAARNLGLYGPTSRTPNVHFPQLSRNLNRSSTACTTGRR